Genomic segment of Anaerosporomusa subterranea:
TACAAAATAGAATCATTTATCGGAGGCAGTGATGCGCTGGCAGTTATCCCAAAGAGGCTTTACTCTCATTGAATTAATGATCGGACTGTTCCTGACCGGAATACTGATGGCAGCTTTGTTTGGCTTGCTGTCTTCTTCACTTCAATCCCGGACACAGGCTGATCGACACGTGGAACTGCAACAGACCGCACGCCACGCTATGGATAGTATGGTGCGGGATCTGCAATACGCAAATGCAATTACGTCAGTCAGTCCAGAAAGTATCACCTTTAAGACAGAACAATTCGGGACTGATACGATTACATATTGGCTCGACAAATCTAGAACTACTGCGATATTAAGGCAAAATAAGAATGCAAGCATTAACCAACCAGTCACAGGTGAAGGACAAGCCGTTAATGTCAGCATTAGCCAATTGGCGTTTGAAATATTGAGAACCAACACCGCAGGACAGCCGCTGACAATAGGAATTGAACTGGCGGTTACTGATCTTGCGGTCAGCGATTCCGCAAAGCGCCCTGACTATACGCTACGAACAGCAGTTACCGGAATGAACATTCCTCGCTAGTTTGCTTAGTGATGGAGGTCACAAAGTGAGGTTTTTCAAAATAAACAAACAAGCCGGATCTGCGGGGATTTTGGCTCTTGTTATCCTAGCACTGCTCGGTGTTGTCGGCGCCGGCATGGTCAGACGTACATCGACTGAAGTCGATATGTCGGCAAATTACCGCAATGGCGTGGCGGCGCAATATCTGGCAGAGTCTGGAGCACGCGAAGCGATCGCGAAATTGACCCAAGATGCTGCCTTTGTCGCCGCAACTAGGGATAAAACCGCGAATTGGACTTCTCCAGTTATCGGCTCTGATGCAACGTCAGGAACCTATAGAGTAACAGTGGTCGGCTCTGGCAACAACTGGACGATTTCGTCGACGGGCACTGTCGGATTGGCTAACCGAATGGTTTATTTTACTATTTCGCTCGCGTCATCGATATATAGCTCAGCTGTTTTCTGCGGCCCGGATTTTATCGCTGAACAAAACACCCATATTACCGGCTCGATAGGGACAAACGGCAACGCCACCTTCGGACAAAATTCAGTCGTGTCTGGAGTAGTGTCAGCTCACGGCACGGTCACAACACAACAAAACTCATCTGTTCCTAAAACAGAGGGTGTACCTTTGGTTGATATTCCCATATTCACAATCCCCTGGGACAACAATTCCTCCACCTTGCCCGCCCCTTCGTGGCCTTTGTCTGGCGGTAATTATTTTGTCA
This window contains:
- a CDS encoding PilW family protein, with translation MRWQLSQRGFTLIELMIGLFLTGILMAALFGLLSSSLQSRTQADRHVELQQTARHAMDSMVRDLQYANAITSVSPESITFKTEQFGTDTITYWLDKSRTTAILRQNKNASINQPVTGEGQAVNVSISQLAFEILRTNTAGQPLTIGIELAVTDLAVSDSAKRPDYTLRTAVTGMNIPR